The following coding sequences are from one Leishmania braziliensis MHOM/BR/75/M2904 complete genome, chromosome 36 window:
- a CDS encoding transcription factor S-II-like protein codes for MSAASSQAKVRTPTEQRQVHYISDNVYTLGTLSCAVCGQAFPIHTNAWQRSTCDWCGTLHEPGTYSAFQQHLRTSRGTSGGIQTSNKVCSLDTSAALFFTEKEVGAAVEHIRQTLGDTAGAGGSSFFGAAPGSTGGVTRAGVTEVDNRIIEESFCETCGIHRSCKTFARQTRSADEGQTIFFQCTECGSEWQQNS; via the coding sequence ATGTCAGCAGCTTCCAGCCAAGCTAAAGTGCGGACACCGACAGAGCAGCGTCAGGTACACTACATCTCTGATAATGTGTACACACTCGGAACGCTCAGTTGCGCCGTCTGTGGCCAGGCTTTCCCGATCCACACGAACGcgtggcagcgcagcacgtGCGACTGGTGCGGAACGCTGCATGAGCCAGGCACGTACTCGGCGTTTCAGCAACATCTTCGCACCTCGCGTGGGACAAGCGGTGGTATTCAAACGAGCAACAAGGTGTGCTCTCTGGACACCAGCGCGGCTCTCTTTTTCACCGAGAAGGAAGTGGGTGCTGCAGTGGAACACATTCGCCAGACCCTAGGTGACACAGCCGGTGCTGGTGGCTCCTCATTCTTTGGAGCGGCGCCCGGCTCCACGGGCGGAGTCACACGTGCCGGGGTTACCGAGGTGGACAATCGCATTATCGAGGAATCCTTCTGCGAGACGTGCGGTATCCACCGCTCTTGTAAAACCTTTGCCCGGCAAACGCGCAGCGCTGATGAGGGTCAGACCATTTTCTTCCAGTGCACTGAGTGCGGTTCGGAGTGGCAGCAGAACTCCTAA
- a CDS encoding putative oxidoreductase, with protein sequence MSSPSNFKKLQVISTSKDFRKSTSVVEAQLPEELPEGKVRVSVKYAGVNASDLNFVNGSYFNNTQTPFDCGFEAVGTVMKIGAGVTNVKEGDHVVLMQYGCFAEFLDAPAERCILVPELKPEYIVLPVSALTAAVALGEVGRVKKGDVALVTAAAGGTGQIAVQLLKRVYGCTVIGTCSSEEKTEFLKRIGCDHVINYKVESLDSRLHELCPKGVDVVYECVGGHIFNDAVRHLAVHGRLMIIGSISSYKSIEAIPSFPPSGTSLTTLLLVKSASLNGFFLPQFHEVIPQYMASLLQYVKSGQVQLFLDKKVFHGLSSVADAVEHLYSGTSYGKVLVEIQ encoded by the coding sequence ATGTCGTCTCCCAGCAACTTCAAGAAGCTGCAGGTCATCTCCACCTCCAAGGACTTCCGCAAATCCACCTCCGTCGTTGAGGCGCAGCTCCCCGAGGAGTTACCGGAGGGAAAGGTTCGGGTGTCTGTGAAGTACGCCGGCGTTAACGCGAGCGACTTAAACTTCGTGAATGGCTCGTACTTCAATAACACTCAAACACCCTTTGACTGTGGCTTTGAGGCGGTCGGCACGGTGATGAAAATCGGCGCTGGTGTCACCAACGTGAAGGAGGGCGACCACGTCGTGCTAATGCagtacggctgcttcgctgAGTTTCTCGACGCTCCTGCGGAGAGGTGCATACTGGTGCCAGAGCTGAAGCCCGAGTATATCGTGCTTCCTGTCAGCGCTCTCACAGCTGCCGTCGCACTTGGCGAGGTGGGTCGCGTGAAGAAGGGCGACGTGGCGCTGGTGACCGCGGCGGCCGGTGGGACGGGTCAGAttgcggtgcagctgctcaaaCGCGTCTACGGCTGCACGGTGATTGGCACCTGCTCCTCCGAGGAGAAAACCGAGTTCCTCAAGCGCATTGGCTGCGACCACGTCATCAACTACAAGGTGGAGAGCCTCGACAGCCGCCTGCACGAACTTTGTCCGAAGGGCGTGGACGTTGTTTACGAGTGCGTCGGCGGTCATATCTTCAACGATGCCGTGCGCCACCTTGCTGTGCACGGTCGTTTGATGATAATTGGCTCAATCTCGAGCTACAAGAGCATTGAGGCGattccctcttttcctcctaGCGGGACCTCACTGACGACGTTACTCCTGGTTAAGTCTGCGTCTCTGAATGGTTTCTTTCTCCCACAGTTCCACGAGGTCATTCCGCAGTACATGGCAAGCCTGCTGCAGTACGTGAAGAGCGGCCAAGTGCAACTCTTCTTGGACAAGAAGGTGTTTCATGGATTGAGCAGTGTCGCGGACGCAGTTGAGCATCTGTACTCAGGCACGAGCTACGGCAAGGTCTTGGTAGAGATCCAGTAG
- a CDS encoding putative UDP-N-acetylglucosamine-dolichyl-phosphate N-acetylglucosaminephosphotransferase yields the protein MTVGLIESARNACVAVAAHAPVLGLILLGSVVAYVGTTRYTPKVARKLFERDIFGIDINKTTAEQRQQFAARRRAGQTEEKEFQKQAIPESLGILVGAVYLSVVMALMFCLRFLGAVGNGTENVYASLPGPLMTITVMLLLGFVDDVLDVKWRHKIILTTLGSLPLIMTYDGSLSVLMPRVFGRFGLPTMNATKEWLLSLAAAQGEPPTAFRVTAPSTWFSYAVNHCAYVDVSDSGAALVYLGPLYLVYLSMLCIFCTNSINILAGVNGVEVGQSIVIAIASVVYNLCQMRLEGQVTPDWSNTDTAVAAVRDMSSDHQLRALLLLGPFIGASLALWHFNRYPARVFVGDSYTYFAGTVLAVSSITGVYSKTLLLFFAPQVFNFIISLPQLFGIVPCPRHRVPTWNPQTNLLSSSHNYTILNVILYVFGDMHEEKLTWAILKCQTIACVFGFVVRYVLSFLLYDEVH from the coding sequence ATGACTGTTGGTCTTATCGAATCGGCCCGCAACGCGTGCGTGGCGGTCGCCGCGCACGCGCCGGTGCTCGGGCTCATTCTGCTCGGCAGCGTCGTTGCGTATGTTGGAACAACGCGCTACACCCCAAAGGTGGCGAGGAAGCTCTTCGAGCGCGACATCTTTGGCATCGATATTAACAAAACCACGGCAGAACAGCGCCAGCAGTTTGCTGCGAGGCGGCGGGCTGGTCagacagaggagaaggagttCCAGAAACAGGCCATCCCAGAGTCCCTCGGGATCCTCGTAGGCGCTGTGTACCTTTCTGTGGTGATGGCGCTCATGTTTTGTCTTCGGTTTCTCGGTGCCGTTGGCAACGGAACAGAAAACGTGTACGCATCGCTGCCTGGCCCCTTGATGACCATCACCGTCATGCTTCTGCTGGGTTTTGTAGATGATGTGCTGGATGTGAAATGGCGCCACAAAATCATCCTCACCACGCTCGGATCGCTACCGCTCATCATGACCTACGACGGCAGCCTGTCCGTGCTGATGCCGCGCGTGTTTGGTCGCTTTGGTTTGCCCACGATGAACGCTACGAAGGAGTGGCTTCTGAGCCTCGCCGCTGCCCAAGGGGAGCCGCCGACTGCCTTCCGCGTCACGGCTCCCTCGACGTGGTTCTCCTACGCCGTCAACCACTGTGCCTATGTTGATGTCtccgacagcggcgcagctttGGTTTACCTTGGTCCTCTCTACCTCGTGTACTTGTCCATGCTGTGCATCTTCTGCACCAACAGCATCAACATTCTTGCCGGCGTCAACGGCGTAGAGGTGGGGCAGAGCATTGTGATCGCAATTGCGTCTGTCGTGTATAACCTGTGCCAGATGCGCCTCGAGGGACAGGTGACACCAGACTGGAGCAACACCGACACCGCAGTGGCAGCCGTACGTGACATGTCGAGCGACCATCAACTGCGTGCGCTGCTCTTGCTGGGCCCTTTCATCGGTGCGAGCTTGGCACTCTGGCACTTCAACCGCTACCCCGCTCGCGTCTTTGTAGGAGACAGCTATACTTACTTCGCTGGGACCGTACTGGCGGTTTCCAGCATCACCGGCGTGTACAGCAAGACCCTCCTGCTCTTTTTTGCGCCTCAGGTGTTCAACTTTATCATATCGCTGCCACAGCTCTTCGGCATTGTGCCGTGTCCGCGCCACCGCGTACCGACGTGGAACCCGCAGACGAACTTACTGTCGAGCAGTCACAACTATACAATCCTCAATGTCATCCTCTACGTATTCGGCGATATGCACGAGGAGAAGCTGACGTGGGCAATCCTCAAGTGTCAGACCATCGCCTGTGTTTTCGGTTTCGTGGTGCGGTACGTGCTGAGCTTCCTTCTCTACGATGAAGTGCACTAG